In Nothobranchius furzeri strain GRZ-AD chromosome 18, NfurGRZ-RIMD1, whole genome shotgun sequence, a single genomic region encodes these proteins:
- the syne3 gene encoding nesprin-3 isoform X4 has translation MTPKGPDPVMSQQEQDFKKSLEAAQAWILAVQERLKVNDITQGPREALEARLRETEKIHQMQHEGQLKMDIMLVAAEKLLQSGDEELKNFVTTKVKELKSLWDETCTYIVHCHSRIEWVWLHWSEYLKAYEEFQLWLEKQRCVLHVDLEHQLDLKEKLWQVDQQQVVLSDIHSQGALLERLLDEAAALHSRIQDPSVDLQAQQKLQEDYRDVRDRAKDRLALLQKISDDHKIFDSNVKEFQSWLLSKTRELTELAGQIGTIQNRLQALKILDDSVACEEKTLLHIEALVDCVQANTSPAGAEAVQEQAEELRLGWQRLRQALCEAQDGLHCRLDSHSQYLTRCQKLGEDIGGLRELLQGLDQELDENQEPETSEEKMVGQWRKYSEVRRTLVGEDSQVDLLKSQLKELFRFSEDSRHLSDDVLAVVKEHQSVKCRANRLCSESELELRSLLQDPLIVFSRWRTSVAQVMEASSQVTDFSNSAMLLQTIQGLLKDSVQLQERLGLLQDKGDLLDSVFGPEKSDGLQEQLSAAIRTREQLHSQLLQRKSQLQVLISKTKDADETYQLISSRLLEFREHLKVADVLQPDILTKKSQLDQLLVLQKDLEDGEAQLTALETLVSCSPNSRTQYEKLCADWTELQRRVRVQICIVRTLLSNACRLDSSHRVSVKVQEAQETVSDHQSFHGDLLNMQKWMMVMRQKLESFCSQSGGRTVLTRHPEAQRALEEFPEKELQLQQMEVQVQKVLSRTSSDGQVHIQRDMDGLNKTWDDLNDLSWNLHSLSLSTETDSGSAGQSDCPPLFSGPGSTGLEQDGSDGTDWLRVRPAGGVEPGAFCREGNSRGTSCTRFKAWLSRENQMLSAVKTNEAELGPEEVRTKQETLQKPTGTQKEATPRAKTQKNPGLLQRICRLALLLWLLLLSLLLLAFLLPLMDEGNSCSLSNNFARSFSVMLRYDGPPPT, from the exons atgactccaaaag GTCCAGACCCAGTCATGTCCCAGCAGGAGCAGGACTTCAAGAAGAGCCTGGAGGCAGCCCAGGCCTGGATCCTGGCGGTCCAGGAGAGGCTGAAGGTCAACGACATCACCCAGGGGCCTCGTGAGGCCCTGGAGGCCCGGCTGAGGGAGACCGAG AAAATCCATCAGATGCAGCATGAAGGCCAGCTGAAGATGGACATCATGCTGGTTGCAGCTGAGAAGCTTCTGCAGAGTGGTGACGAGGAGCTGAAGAACTTCGTCACCACCAAGGTGAAGGAGCTGAAGAGCCTGTGGGATGAGACCTGTACCTACATTGTTCACTGTCATAG TCGGATTGAGTGGGTGTGGCTTCACTGGAGCGAGTATCTGAAGGCCTATGAGGAGTTCCAGCTGTGGCTGGAGAAGCAGCGCTGTGTTCTGCATGTCGACCTGGAGCATCAGCTGGACCTGAAGGAGAAGCTGTGGCAGGTGGACCAGCAGCAGGTGGTGCTGAGTGATATCCAcagccagggggcgctgttggagAGGCTGCTGGATGAGGCAGCAGCTCTGCACAGCAGGATCCAGGACCCTAGCGTggacctccaggcccagcagaaaCTGCAGGAGGACTACAGGGATGTGCGGGACCGAGCCAAG GATCGTCTGGCACTCCTGCAGAAGATCAGTGATGACCACAAGATTTTTGACAGCAATGTTAAGGAGTTCCAGTCATGGCTGCTGTCCAAGACCAGAGAGCTAACGGAGCTAGCGGGCCAGATTGGCACCATCCAGAACCGACTACAGGCCCTAAAG ATTCTGGATGACAGCGTGGCCTGTGAGGAGAAGACTCTCCTGCACATCGAGGCCTTGGTGGACTGCGTCCAGGCCAACACGTCTCCTGCGGGGGCCGAAGCCGTTCAGGAGCAGGCTGAGGAGCTCAGGCTGGGCTGGCAGCGCCTCAGGCAGGCTCTCTGTGAGGCCCAGGATGGCCTTCACTGCAGATTGGACTCCCACAGTCAGTACCTGACCCGCTGCCAGAAGCTTGGAGAGGACATTGGTGGCCTGAGGGAGCTGCTGCAGGGTCTGGACCAGGAGCTGGACGAGAACCAGGAACCAGAGACGTCGGAGGAGAAGATGGTGGGACAGTGGAGGAAATACTCG GAAGTGAGGAGGACTCTGGTAGGTGAGGACTCTCAGGTGGATCTTCTGAAGTCTCAGCTGAAGGAACTCTTCAGGTTTTCTGAGGATTCTCGTCACCTGTCTGATGATGTGCTGGCTGTCGTCAAAGAGcatcagag TGTGAAGTGTAGAGCCAACAGACTGTGTTCCGAGTCAGAGCTGGAGCTCAGGAGTCTCCTACAGGACCCCCTGATTGTCTTCTCTCGGTGGAGAACATCTGTTGCTCAGGTGATGGAGGCGTCCAGCCAGGTGACTGATTTCTCCAATAGTGCCATGCTGCTGCAAACCAtacag GGACTCCTAAAGGACAGTGTCCAGCTACAGGAgcgtctgggcttgctgcaggacAAAGGGGACCTACTGGACTCTGTGTTTGGTCCTGAGAAGTCTGACGGGCTGCAGGAGCAGCTAAGTGCTGCTATCAGAACCAGAGAGCAACTTCACAGTCAGCTGCTGCAGAGGAAGAGCCAGCTGCAG GTTTTGATATCTAAAACCAAAGACGCTGATGAAACCTATCAGCTGATCAGTTCCAGGCTGTTGGAGTTCAGAGAGCATCTGAAGGTAGCTGATGTTCTTCAGCCAGACATCCTCACAAAGAAGAGCCAGTTGGACCAGTtgctg GTTCTTCAGAAGGACCTGGAGGATGGAGAAGCCCAGCTGACAGCTCTGGAGACCCTGGTCAGCTGCAGTCCAAACAGCAGGACTCAGTACGAGAAGCTGTGTGCTGATTGGACCGAGCTGCAGAGGAGAGTCAGG GTTCAAATCTGCATCGTTAGAACGCTGCTGAGTAACGCATGTCGGCTGGATTCCAGTCACCGTGTCTCA GTTAAAGTCCAGGAGGCCCAGGAGACCGTCTCAGACCACCAGAGTTTCCATGGCGACCTGTTGAACATGCAGAAATGGATGATGGTCATGAGACAGAAGCTGGAGTCCTTCTGCAGCCAATCAGGAGGAAGGACCGTACTAACGCGCCACCCTGAAGCTCAG agggcgctggaggaGTTTCCTGAgaaagagctgcagctgcagcagatGGAGGTCCAGGTTCAGAAGGTCCTGAGCAGAACTTCCAGTGATGGACAGGTCCACATCCAGAGGGACATGGATGGTCTCAATAAGACCTGGGATGACCTGAATGACCTGAGCTGGAACcttcacag TCTCTCTTTATCCACAGAGACTGATTCTGGATCAGCAGGGCAGTCCGATTGTCCTCCATTGTTCAGTGGACCTGGTTCTACGGGACTAGAACAAGATGGTTCTGATGGTACCGACTGGCTCAGAGtgagacctgctggaggtgtggaACCAGGCGCGTTCTGCAGAGAAGGCAACAGCAGG GGTACCAGCTGTACCCGGTTCAAGGCCTGGCTGTCCAGAGAGAACCAGATGTTGTCAGCAGTTAAAACCAACGAGGCAGAACTTGGTCCTGAGGAGGTCCGAACCAAACAGGAAACACTTCAG AAACCCACGGGCACTCAGAAGGAGGCCACGCCCAGAGCGAAGACACAAAAG AACCCTGGGCTGCTCCAGAGGATCTGCCGTCTGGCTCTTCTTCTGTGGCTCCTCCTCCTGTCTCTGCTGCTCCTCGCCTTCCTGCTGCCGCTCATGGACGAAGGAAACAGCTGTTCCCTCTCCAACAACTTTGCTCGATCCTTCAGTGTCATGCTGCGCTACGACGGGCCACCGCCTACATAG
- the syne3 gene encoding nesprin-3 isoform X1 has translation MTPKGPDPVMSQQEQDFKKSLEAAQAWILAVQERLKVNDITQGPREALEARLRETEKIHQMQHEGQLKMDIMLVAAEKLLQSGDEELKNFVTTKVKELKSLWDETCTYIVHCHSRIEWVWLHWSEYLKAYEEFQLWLEKQRCVLHVDLEHQLDLKEKLWQVDQQQVVLSDIHSQGALLERLLDEAAALHSRIQDPSVDLQAQQKLQEDYRDVRDRAKDRLALLQKISDDHKIFDSNVKEFQSWLLSKTRELTELAGQIGTIQNRLQALKILDDSVACEEKTLLHIEALVDCVQANTSPAGAEAVQEQAEELRLGWQRLRQALCEAQDGLHCRLDSHSQYLTRCQKLGEDIGGLRELLQGLDQELDENQEPETSEEKMVGQWRKYSEVRRTLVGEDSQVDLLKSQLKELFRFSEDSRHLSDDVLAVVKEHQSVKCRANRLCSESELELRSLLQDPLIVFSRWRTSVAQVMEASSQVTDFSNSAMLLQTIQGLLKDSVQLQERLGLLQDKGDLLDSVFGPEKSDGLQEQLSAAIRTREQLHSQLLQRKSQLQVLISKTKDADETYQLISSRLLEFREHLKVADVLQPDILTKKSQLDQLLVLQKDLEDGEAQLTALETLVSCSPNSRTQYEKLCADWTELQRRVRVQICIVRTLLSNACRLDSSHRVSVKVQEAQETVSDHQSFHGDLLNMQKWMMVMRQKLESFCSQSGGRTVLTRHPEAQRALEEFPEKELQLQQMEVQVQKVLSRTSSDGQVHIQRDMDGLNKTWDDLNDLSWNLHSLSLSTETDSGSAGQSDCPPLFSGPGSTGLEQDGSDGTDWLRVRPAGGVEPGAFCREGNSRGTSCTRFKAWLSRENQMLSAVKTNEAELGPEEVRTKQETLQALRSRLPEGQEMFKMMLLENQNDEGEDEVVEDLRYSWMLYKSKLKENSCIRTKNITRSKKPTGTQKEATPRAKTQKNPGLLQRICRLALLLWLLLLSLLLLAFLLPLMDEGNSCSLSNNFARSFSVMLRYDGPPPT, from the exons atgactccaaaag GTCCAGACCCAGTCATGTCCCAGCAGGAGCAGGACTTCAAGAAGAGCCTGGAGGCAGCCCAGGCCTGGATCCTGGCGGTCCAGGAGAGGCTGAAGGTCAACGACATCACCCAGGGGCCTCGTGAGGCCCTGGAGGCCCGGCTGAGGGAGACCGAG AAAATCCATCAGATGCAGCATGAAGGCCAGCTGAAGATGGACATCATGCTGGTTGCAGCTGAGAAGCTTCTGCAGAGTGGTGACGAGGAGCTGAAGAACTTCGTCACCACCAAGGTGAAGGAGCTGAAGAGCCTGTGGGATGAGACCTGTACCTACATTGTTCACTGTCATAG TCGGATTGAGTGGGTGTGGCTTCACTGGAGCGAGTATCTGAAGGCCTATGAGGAGTTCCAGCTGTGGCTGGAGAAGCAGCGCTGTGTTCTGCATGTCGACCTGGAGCATCAGCTGGACCTGAAGGAGAAGCTGTGGCAGGTGGACCAGCAGCAGGTGGTGCTGAGTGATATCCAcagccagggggcgctgttggagAGGCTGCTGGATGAGGCAGCAGCTCTGCACAGCAGGATCCAGGACCCTAGCGTggacctccaggcccagcagaaaCTGCAGGAGGACTACAGGGATGTGCGGGACCGAGCCAAG GATCGTCTGGCACTCCTGCAGAAGATCAGTGATGACCACAAGATTTTTGACAGCAATGTTAAGGAGTTCCAGTCATGGCTGCTGTCCAAGACCAGAGAGCTAACGGAGCTAGCGGGCCAGATTGGCACCATCCAGAACCGACTACAGGCCCTAAAG ATTCTGGATGACAGCGTGGCCTGTGAGGAGAAGACTCTCCTGCACATCGAGGCCTTGGTGGACTGCGTCCAGGCCAACACGTCTCCTGCGGGGGCCGAAGCCGTTCAGGAGCAGGCTGAGGAGCTCAGGCTGGGCTGGCAGCGCCTCAGGCAGGCTCTCTGTGAGGCCCAGGATGGCCTTCACTGCAGATTGGACTCCCACAGTCAGTACCTGACCCGCTGCCAGAAGCTTGGAGAGGACATTGGTGGCCTGAGGGAGCTGCTGCAGGGTCTGGACCAGGAGCTGGACGAGAACCAGGAACCAGAGACGTCGGAGGAGAAGATGGTGGGACAGTGGAGGAAATACTCG GAAGTGAGGAGGACTCTGGTAGGTGAGGACTCTCAGGTGGATCTTCTGAAGTCTCAGCTGAAGGAACTCTTCAGGTTTTCTGAGGATTCTCGTCACCTGTCTGATGATGTGCTGGCTGTCGTCAAAGAGcatcagag TGTGAAGTGTAGAGCCAACAGACTGTGTTCCGAGTCAGAGCTGGAGCTCAGGAGTCTCCTACAGGACCCCCTGATTGTCTTCTCTCGGTGGAGAACATCTGTTGCTCAGGTGATGGAGGCGTCCAGCCAGGTGACTGATTTCTCCAATAGTGCCATGCTGCTGCAAACCAtacag GGACTCCTAAAGGACAGTGTCCAGCTACAGGAgcgtctgggcttgctgcaggacAAAGGGGACCTACTGGACTCTGTGTTTGGTCCTGAGAAGTCTGACGGGCTGCAGGAGCAGCTAAGTGCTGCTATCAGAACCAGAGAGCAACTTCACAGTCAGCTGCTGCAGAGGAAGAGCCAGCTGCAG GTTTTGATATCTAAAACCAAAGACGCTGATGAAACCTATCAGCTGATCAGTTCCAGGCTGTTGGAGTTCAGAGAGCATCTGAAGGTAGCTGATGTTCTTCAGCCAGACATCCTCACAAAGAAGAGCCAGTTGGACCAGTtgctg GTTCTTCAGAAGGACCTGGAGGATGGAGAAGCCCAGCTGACAGCTCTGGAGACCCTGGTCAGCTGCAGTCCAAACAGCAGGACTCAGTACGAGAAGCTGTGTGCTGATTGGACCGAGCTGCAGAGGAGAGTCAGG GTTCAAATCTGCATCGTTAGAACGCTGCTGAGTAACGCATGTCGGCTGGATTCCAGTCACCGTGTCTCA GTTAAAGTCCAGGAGGCCCAGGAGACCGTCTCAGACCACCAGAGTTTCCATGGCGACCTGTTGAACATGCAGAAATGGATGATGGTCATGAGACAGAAGCTGGAGTCCTTCTGCAGCCAATCAGGAGGAAGGACCGTACTAACGCGCCACCCTGAAGCTCAG agggcgctggaggaGTTTCCTGAgaaagagctgcagctgcagcagatGGAGGTCCAGGTTCAGAAGGTCCTGAGCAGAACTTCCAGTGATGGACAGGTCCACATCCAGAGGGACATGGATGGTCTCAATAAGACCTGGGATGACCTGAATGACCTGAGCTGGAACcttcacag TCTCTCTTTATCCACAGAGACTGATTCTGGATCAGCAGGGCAGTCCGATTGTCCTCCATTGTTCAGTGGACCTGGTTCTACGGGACTAGAACAAGATGGTTCTGATGGTACCGACTGGCTCAGAGtgagacctgctggaggtgtggaACCAGGCGCGTTCTGCAGAGAAGGCAACAGCAGG GGTACCAGCTGTACCCGGTTCAAGGCCTGGCTGTCCAGAGAGAACCAGATGTTGTCAGCAGTTAAAACCAACGAGGCAGAACTTGGTCCTGAGGAGGTCCGAACCAAACAGGAAACACTTCAG GCTCTGAGGTCCAGACTGCCTGAAGGTCAGGAGATGTTCAAGATGATGCTCCTGGAAAATCAGAATGATGAGGGGGAAGATGAAGTTGTGGAGGACCTTCGCTACAGCTGGATGCTCTATAAATCCAAGCTGAAGGAGAACAGCTGCATCAGAACCAAGAATATAACCCGCTCCAAG AAACCCACGGGCACTCAGAAGGAGGCCACGCCCAGAGCGAAGACACAAAAG AACCCTGGGCTGCTCCAGAGGATCTGCCGTCTGGCTCTTCTTCTGTGGCTCCTCCTCCTGTCTCTGCTGCTCCTCGCCTTCCTGCTGCCGCTCATGGACGAAGGAAACAGCTGTTCCCTCTCCAACAACTTTGCTCGATCCTTCAGTGTCATGCTGCGCTACGACGGGCCACCGCCTACATAG
- the syne3 gene encoding nesprin-3 isoform X2, whose amino-acid sequence MSQQEQDFKKSLEAAQAWILAVQERLKVNDITQGPREALEARLRETEKIHQMQHEGQLKMDIMLVAAEKLLQSGDEELKNFVTTKVKELKSLWDETCTYIVHCHSRIEWVWLHWSEYLKAYEEFQLWLEKQRCVLHVDLEHQLDLKEKLWQVDQQQVVLSDIHSQGALLERLLDEAAALHSRIQDPSVDLQAQQKLQEDYRDVRDRAKDRLALLQKISDDHKIFDSNVKEFQSWLLSKTRELTELAGQIGTIQNRLQALKILDDSVACEEKTLLHIEALVDCVQANTSPAGAEAVQEQAEELRLGWQRLRQALCEAQDGLHCRLDSHSQYLTRCQKLGEDIGGLRELLQGLDQELDENQEPETSEEKMVGQWRKYSEVRRTLVGEDSQVDLLKSQLKELFRFSEDSRHLSDDVLAVVKEHQSVKCRANRLCSESELELRSLLQDPLIVFSRWRTSVAQVMEASSQVTDFSNSAMLLQTIQGLLKDSVQLQERLGLLQDKGDLLDSVFGPEKSDGLQEQLSAAIRTREQLHSQLLQRKSQLQVLISKTKDADETYQLISSRLLEFREHLKVADVLQPDILTKKSQLDQLLVLQKDLEDGEAQLTALETLVSCSPNSRTQYEKLCADWTELQRRVRVQICIVRTLLSNACRLDSSHRVSVKVQEAQETVSDHQSFHGDLLNMQKWMMVMRQKLESFCSQSGGRTVLTRHPEAQRALEEFPEKELQLQQMEVQVQKVLSRTSSDGQVHIQRDMDGLNKTWDDLNDLSWNLHSLSLSTETDSGSAGQSDCPPLFSGPGSTGLEQDGSDGTDWLRVRPAGGVEPGAFCREGNSRGTSCTRFKAWLSRENQMLSAVKTNEAELGPEEVRTKQETLQALRSRLPEGQEMFKMMLLENQNDEGEDEVVEDLRYSWMLYKSKLKENSCIRTKNITRSKKPTGTQKEATPRAKTQKNPGLLQRICRLALLLWLLLLSLLLLAFLLPLMDEGNSCSLSNNFARSFSVMLRYDGPPPT is encoded by the exons ATGTCCCAGCAGGAGCAGGACTTCAAGAAGAGCCTGGAGGCAGCCCAGGCCTGGATCCTGGCGGTCCAGGAGAGGCTGAAGGTCAACGACATCACCCAGGGGCCTCGTGAGGCCCTGGAGGCCCGGCTGAGGGAGACCGAG AAAATCCATCAGATGCAGCATGAAGGCCAGCTGAAGATGGACATCATGCTGGTTGCAGCTGAGAAGCTTCTGCAGAGTGGTGACGAGGAGCTGAAGAACTTCGTCACCACCAAGGTGAAGGAGCTGAAGAGCCTGTGGGATGAGACCTGTACCTACATTGTTCACTGTCATAG TCGGATTGAGTGGGTGTGGCTTCACTGGAGCGAGTATCTGAAGGCCTATGAGGAGTTCCAGCTGTGGCTGGAGAAGCAGCGCTGTGTTCTGCATGTCGACCTGGAGCATCAGCTGGACCTGAAGGAGAAGCTGTGGCAGGTGGACCAGCAGCAGGTGGTGCTGAGTGATATCCAcagccagggggcgctgttggagAGGCTGCTGGATGAGGCAGCAGCTCTGCACAGCAGGATCCAGGACCCTAGCGTggacctccaggcccagcagaaaCTGCAGGAGGACTACAGGGATGTGCGGGACCGAGCCAAG GATCGTCTGGCACTCCTGCAGAAGATCAGTGATGACCACAAGATTTTTGACAGCAATGTTAAGGAGTTCCAGTCATGGCTGCTGTCCAAGACCAGAGAGCTAACGGAGCTAGCGGGCCAGATTGGCACCATCCAGAACCGACTACAGGCCCTAAAG ATTCTGGATGACAGCGTGGCCTGTGAGGAGAAGACTCTCCTGCACATCGAGGCCTTGGTGGACTGCGTCCAGGCCAACACGTCTCCTGCGGGGGCCGAAGCCGTTCAGGAGCAGGCTGAGGAGCTCAGGCTGGGCTGGCAGCGCCTCAGGCAGGCTCTCTGTGAGGCCCAGGATGGCCTTCACTGCAGATTGGACTCCCACAGTCAGTACCTGACCCGCTGCCAGAAGCTTGGAGAGGACATTGGTGGCCTGAGGGAGCTGCTGCAGGGTCTGGACCAGGAGCTGGACGAGAACCAGGAACCAGAGACGTCGGAGGAGAAGATGGTGGGACAGTGGAGGAAATACTCG GAAGTGAGGAGGACTCTGGTAGGTGAGGACTCTCAGGTGGATCTTCTGAAGTCTCAGCTGAAGGAACTCTTCAGGTTTTCTGAGGATTCTCGTCACCTGTCTGATGATGTGCTGGCTGTCGTCAAAGAGcatcagag TGTGAAGTGTAGAGCCAACAGACTGTGTTCCGAGTCAGAGCTGGAGCTCAGGAGTCTCCTACAGGACCCCCTGATTGTCTTCTCTCGGTGGAGAACATCTGTTGCTCAGGTGATGGAGGCGTCCAGCCAGGTGACTGATTTCTCCAATAGTGCCATGCTGCTGCAAACCAtacag GGACTCCTAAAGGACAGTGTCCAGCTACAGGAgcgtctgggcttgctgcaggacAAAGGGGACCTACTGGACTCTGTGTTTGGTCCTGAGAAGTCTGACGGGCTGCAGGAGCAGCTAAGTGCTGCTATCAGAACCAGAGAGCAACTTCACAGTCAGCTGCTGCAGAGGAAGAGCCAGCTGCAG GTTTTGATATCTAAAACCAAAGACGCTGATGAAACCTATCAGCTGATCAGTTCCAGGCTGTTGGAGTTCAGAGAGCATCTGAAGGTAGCTGATGTTCTTCAGCCAGACATCCTCACAAAGAAGAGCCAGTTGGACCAGTtgctg GTTCTTCAGAAGGACCTGGAGGATGGAGAAGCCCAGCTGACAGCTCTGGAGACCCTGGTCAGCTGCAGTCCAAACAGCAGGACTCAGTACGAGAAGCTGTGTGCTGATTGGACCGAGCTGCAGAGGAGAGTCAGG GTTCAAATCTGCATCGTTAGAACGCTGCTGAGTAACGCATGTCGGCTGGATTCCAGTCACCGTGTCTCA GTTAAAGTCCAGGAGGCCCAGGAGACCGTCTCAGACCACCAGAGTTTCCATGGCGACCTGTTGAACATGCAGAAATGGATGATGGTCATGAGACAGAAGCTGGAGTCCTTCTGCAGCCAATCAGGAGGAAGGACCGTACTAACGCGCCACCCTGAAGCTCAG agggcgctggaggaGTTTCCTGAgaaagagctgcagctgcagcagatGGAGGTCCAGGTTCAGAAGGTCCTGAGCAGAACTTCCAGTGATGGACAGGTCCACATCCAGAGGGACATGGATGGTCTCAATAAGACCTGGGATGACCTGAATGACCTGAGCTGGAACcttcacag TCTCTCTTTATCCACAGAGACTGATTCTGGATCAGCAGGGCAGTCCGATTGTCCTCCATTGTTCAGTGGACCTGGTTCTACGGGACTAGAACAAGATGGTTCTGATGGTACCGACTGGCTCAGAGtgagacctgctggaggtgtggaACCAGGCGCGTTCTGCAGAGAAGGCAACAGCAGG GGTACCAGCTGTACCCGGTTCAAGGCCTGGCTGTCCAGAGAGAACCAGATGTTGTCAGCAGTTAAAACCAACGAGGCAGAACTTGGTCCTGAGGAGGTCCGAACCAAACAGGAAACACTTCAG GCTCTGAGGTCCAGACTGCCTGAAGGTCAGGAGATGTTCAAGATGATGCTCCTGGAAAATCAGAATGATGAGGGGGAAGATGAAGTTGTGGAGGACCTTCGCTACAGCTGGATGCTCTATAAATCCAAGCTGAAGGAGAACAGCTGCATCAGAACCAAGAATATAACCCGCTCCAAG AAACCCACGGGCACTCAGAAGGAGGCCACGCCCAGAGCGAAGACACAAAAG AACCCTGGGCTGCTCCAGAGGATCTGCCGTCTGGCTCTTCTTCTGTGGCTCCTCCTCCTGTCTCTGCTGCTCCTCGCCTTCCTGCTGCCGCTCATGGACGAAGGAAACAGCTGTTCCCTCTCCAACAACTTTGCTCGATCCTTCAGTGTCATGCTGCGCTACGACGGGCCACCGCCTACATAG